TGCGGGCCTCGGTCGAGTTCTCCGGGTATCTGCGGGAGCTGATCGCCGAGCGGCGCGAGAACCCCGGCGACGATCTGATCTCCGGGCTCATCGCCGCCCACGACGAGGACGACCGGCTCACCGAGCAGGAGATGATCTCGACCTGTGTCCTGCTGCTCAACGCGGGGCACGAGGCCACGGTGAACGCCACCGTCAACGGCTGGTACGCCCTCTTCCGCAACCCCGACCAGCTCGCGGCCCTCCGCGCGGACCACACCCTGATCCCGTCCGCGATCGAAGAGCTCATGCGCTACGACACCCCGCTCCAGCTCTTCGAGCGCTGGGTGCTGGACGACATCGAGATCGACGGGACCACGATCCCGAGGGGCGCGGAGATCGCGATGCTCTTCGGCTCCGCCAACCACGACCCGGCTGTCTTCCAGGCCCCCGAGAAGCTCGACCTCGCCCGCAAGGACAACCCGCACATCTCCTTCAGCGCCGGTATCCACTACTGCATCGGTGCCCCGCTGGCCCGTATCGAGCTGGCGGCCTCGATGGCGGCGCTGCTGGAGAAGGCGCCGGGACTCGCTCTCGCCGCCGAGCCGGAGCGGAAGCCGAACTTCGTGATCCGGGGGCTGGAAGGGCTAGCGGTGGAGGTCTGACCGCCGGCCCACCAGATACGCGATCACGACGGAGAGGAGCGCCGGCGGGAGCGCTCCGGCGAGGGCGACGAGGGGGAGTTCGACGAGGACGGCGCCGTAGTCGGTGCCCTCGCCCTCGAAGCCGCCGCCCAGATGACGTGCGGTGCGGGGCGAGGCGGCCCACACGAGGGTCGCCACCAGCGCGCCCACCGCCGACAGCAGACAGCCGCCGCACGTCACCGCGTTCCGACGGTCCCGGGGGTCCGGCCGCTGTCCCATGCCCGGAGGGACGCGCCCGCTCCTCCCGCGGTTCTCACAGGAGGAGCGCGAGGCCCCGGCCGGCCCGTTCCGTCACGTCGTCATGTCCCGCCTGCGCAGCCCCGCCAGCCCGGCGGCCACCAGCACCACCGCCAGCCCGACCAGCACCAGTACCGGCCCCCAGCTCATCTCCCCGCCCGGCAACTTCGGCAGATGCCCGAACGGCGACACGTCCAACACCGCCTGCGGAGCGTCCAGCGCCGGTCCGACCCAGCCGATGAGCAGGACCGCGCCCGCGACGCCCCAGGCCGCCGGTGCCAGGCGCGGCAGCAGCCCGTACAGCGCGACCGCCAGCCCGCCGATCACCCACACCGCGGCCACCTGGACCAGGCACGCCCCGAGGATGGGCCCGACCTGTCTGCCGTAGCCCACGGCGAAGCCCAGACCGGTGAGCAGCATGATCAGCACCGCTCCGCCGAACGCCACGGTCAGGTGGCCGGCGGCCCACCGCATCCGGCCCACCGCGTTCGCCAGCACCGGCTCCGCGCGGCCCGAGGTCTCCTCGCCGTGCAGCCGCAGCACCGAACCGACCACGTACAGGGCCGCGATCAGGCCCATCATGCCGACCATCGATCCCAGGAACGCGTCCGTCAGACCGCTCTGGCCGCCCATCCGCTCGAAGATCTCGCGGGCGCCGGCGTTGTCGCCGACCAGGTCGGCCACGCCGTCCGTCAGGCCGCCGTAGACGACGCCGACGACGAAGAAGGCGAGGCTCCAGCCGTACACGCTGCCCCGCTGCAACCGCCAGGCCAGCGCGCCCGCACTGCCCAGTCGGCCCGCAGCCGGTCCCGGGCGGGTCGGCAGGAAGCTCATGCCCACGTCCCGGCGGCCCGCCAACCCGTAGGCCACCGTCCCCTGCACGGCCACCGCCGCGGCGAACAGCGCCAGCACCCACCAGCGTTCACCGGCGTACGGGCGCAGGTTCTCCAGCCAGCCCAGCGGGGAGAGCCAGGTCAGTGCCGAACTGCCGTCGTCCGTCGCCGAGTCGCCCGCCGCCCGCAGGACGAAGGCCGCGCCCAGCACCCCGGCCGTCAGCCCCCGTGCCAGCCGTGCGCTCTCCGTCAGCTGCGCGACGATCGCGGCCGTCGTGGCGAAGACCATGCCGACACAGGCGATCCCGAGACCGAGGGCCAAGGCCCCGGTGACACCCTGTCCGGCCAGGCCCGCCGTCACCAGCAGGGCCAGC
Above is a window of Streptomyces sp. NBC_00490 DNA encoding:
- a CDS encoding cytochrome P450, with protein sequence MAAFDPWDPAFLADPYPSYADLRGKGRVHFYEPTRQWLVPHHAEVSALLRERRLGRTYQHRFSHEDFGRTAPPAEHEPFHTLNDHGMLDLEPPDHTRIRRLVSKAFTPRTVEQLKPYVTRLAGELVDQLVQKGSGDLLTDVAEPLPVAVIAEMLGIPEADRAPLRPWSADICGMYELNPPQDVAARAVRASVEFSGYLRELIAERRENPGDDLISGLIAAHDEDDRLTEQEMISTCVLLLNAGHEATVNATVNGWYALFRNPDQLAALRADHTLIPSAIEELMRYDTPLQLFERWVLDDIEIDGTTIPRGAEIAMLFGSANHDPAVFQAPEKLDLARKDNPHISFSAGIHYCIGAPLARIELAASMAALLEKAPGLALAAEPERKPNFVIRGLEGLAVEV
- a CDS encoding ABC transporter permease; the protein is MSTLAGTGVLLRFSLRRDRVMVPAWVAVNALMVLSMPGSLKSLYGTPAERTDLVHQVATNASFRALIGPVFDTSLGALTAWRVGVYAGLLAAVTSLLVVVRHTRDEEESGRQELVASGVVGRRASLTAALLAAGVANGVLALLVTAGLAGQGVTGALALGLGIACVGMVFATTAAIVAQLTESARLARGLTAGVLGAAFVLRAAGDSATDDGSSALTWLSPLGWLENLRPYAGERWWVLALFAAAVAVQGTVAYGLAGRRDVGMSFLPTRPGPAAGRLGSAGALAWRLQRGSVYGWSLAFFVVGVVYGGLTDGVADLVGDNAGAREIFERMGGQSGLTDAFLGSMVGMMGLIAALYVVGSVLRLHGEETSGRAEPVLANAVGRMRWAAGHLTVAFGGAVLIMLLTGLGFAVGYGRQVGPILGACLVQVAAVWVIGGLAVALYGLLPRLAPAAWGVAGAVLLIGWVGPALDAPQAVLDVSPFGHLPKLPGGEMSWGPVLVLVGLAVVLVAAGLAGLRRRDMTT